In the Armatimonadota bacterium genome, one interval contains:
- a CDS encoding ribulose-phosphate 3-epimerase, with amino-acid sequence MPPVTTVDILRRASPTISVGVLSADLMALGAQLALLEEAGVQVAHVDVMDGCFTPMMTVGPPFIKALKTPLLKDAHLMVEEPVAKLGDYVAAGADVITMHVESTRHVHRALQQLGGMENANDPARGIVRGVALNPGTPLTAIAPLLDEIEMIVLLAVNPGWSGQRFIPATERRMAQARELIASSGRDLLLCVDGGVTRDNIAQVAKMGADLIVTGSAVFDGKSPLDNVRFMLDACRSARGTD; translated from the coding sequence ATGCCCCCGGTCACGACGGTTGACATCTTGCGCCGGGCCTCCCCCACCATCAGCGTCGGCGTGCTGAGCGCGGACCTGATGGCGCTCGGGGCGCAACTGGCCCTGCTCGAGGAGGCCGGCGTCCAGGTCGCCCACGTGGACGTTATGGACGGCTGCTTCACCCCCATGATGACGGTCGGCCCGCCCTTCATCAAGGCGCTCAAGACGCCGCTGCTGAAGGACGCACACCTGATGGTCGAGGAGCCGGTGGCCAAGCTTGGCGACTACGTGGCGGCGGGCGCCGACGTTATCACCATGCACGTCGAGTCCACCCGCCACGTCCACCGCGCGCTGCAGCAGTTGGGCGGCATGGAGAACGCCAATGACCCCGCGCGCGGGATCGTTCGCGGCGTCGCCCTCAACCCCGGCACGCCGCTGACGGCGATCGCGCCCCTGCTCGACGAGATCGAGATGATCGTGCTGCTGGCGGTCAACCCGGGCTGGTCCGGGCAGAGGTTCATCCCCGCGACCGAGCGGCGTATGGCTCAGGCACGCGAGCTCATCGCGAGCTCAGGGCGCGACCTCCTGCTATGCGTGGACGGCGGCGTCACCCGCGACAACATCGCGCAGGTAGCGAAGATGGGCGCCGACCTCATCGTCACGGGGAGCGCGGTCTTCGATGGCAAGTCCCCGCTCGACAACGTGCGGTTCATGCTCGATGCTTGTCGCTCGGCGCGCGGAACTGACTGA